The Aureitalea marina genome includes a window with the following:
- a CDS encoding agmatine deiminase family protein, with protein MKKKYFAPLIIALFGMLSFNTYAQEVLPKGLTDVEKALIPSYQFRSLNRTPPPASAVRAMAEWEEVEYLVITWQPSFPNILRQIVAAAVNECNVIIVTENESSVSNYLTSNGVDISNVQFLDVPWDSIWIRDYAANTVYTEDVGERALVDWIYNRPRPNDDVIPSAHANLLGLPIYITDSGTNDLVNTGGNYMSDGLGNAFASELILEENEAGNPYGVSAKTEEQIDAIMNEYMGIENYIKMTPLPFDIINHIDMHMKLLDEQTLLVSRYPNGVADGPQIEENIDYVLNNFQSAFGTPFDVKWIDAPPSAGGSYPDTGGYYRNYTNALFLNKTILIPTYRPEVDGPALEQWEQMMPGYNIVGIDVDNPEENLISLVGAIHCITHTIGVENPLWIVHQPVTEAADGETVELNAMIKHNSGVDEAAVFYREADETNWSEISMSSTGDDNWTADLSIAADSDDIEYYIHAQANSGKEISRPIVAPEGYWTMTTDQLGTSELAESRISAPYPNPSTDQVNFRLGNLNSQVQVRVSNMLGQILLETQLDGSQGIFQLQLQPSWSGVLMVSFEGDFGRVTRQLIKR; from the coding sequence ATGAAAAAGAAATACTTCGCTCCATTGATCATTGCCCTGTTCGGCATGCTTAGTTTTAACACCTATGCCCAGGAGGTTCTGCCCAAGGGTTTGACCGATGTGGAAAAGGCCCTTATTCCTTCTTATCAGTTCCGATCGCTCAATCGGACTCCACCTCCAGCTTCTGCCGTGCGCGCTATGGCCGAGTGGGAAGAAGTAGAGTACCTGGTAATAACCTGGCAACCGAGTTTCCCCAATATTTTGAGACAGATCGTAGCAGCAGCGGTGAACGAATGTAATGTGATCATCGTGACCGAGAACGAATCCTCTGTCTCCAATTATTTGACTTCCAATGGGGTCGATATTAGCAATGTTCAGTTCCTGGACGTACCCTGGGACAGTATCTGGATCCGGGATTATGCCGCAAATACGGTTTATACTGAGGATGTTGGAGAACGTGCTTTGGTAGATTGGATCTACAATCGGCCGCGACCCAATGACGATGTAATACCATCGGCCCATGCCAACCTGTTGGGGCTTCCTATCTATATTACAGATTCAGGGACCAACGACCTGGTCAATACAGGGGGCAACTACATGAGCGATGGTCTAGGGAATGCCTTTGCATCAGAGCTGATCCTGGAGGAAAATGAAGCCGGCAACCCATACGGGGTTTCCGCCAAGACCGAAGAACAGATCGATGCCATTATGAACGAGTATATGGGGATAGAGAATTACATCAAAATGACCCCACTCCCATTTGACATCATCAACCACATCGACATGCATATGAAGCTGCTGGACGAGCAGACCTTGTTGGTGAGCCGTTATCCCAACGGAGTAGCAGATGGGCCACAGATCGAGGAGAATATCGATTATGTATTGAATAATTTCCAGTCTGCCTTCGGTACGCCATTCGATGTGAAATGGATAGATGCTCCGCCTAGTGCAGGGGGGAGTTATCCGGATACAGGCGGATACTACCGAAACTATACCAATGCCCTCTTTTTGAACAAGACCATTTTGATCCCTACCTATAGGCCGGAAGTTGATGGGCCCGCTTTGGAACAGTGGGAACAAATGATGCCTGGATACAATATCGTAGGGATTGATGTAGACAATCCAGAAGAGAACCTGATCTCCCTGGTTGGAGCCATTCACTGTATAACCCATACTATAGGGGTTGAAAACCCATTGTGGATCGTGCATCAGCCGGTAACAGAAGCTGCCGATGGCGAAACCGTAGAGCTCAATGCCATGATCAAGCACAACAGTGGGGTAGATGAGGCAGCGGTTTTTTACCGGGAAGCGGATGAGACCAATTGGTCGGAGATCTCCATGTCTTCTACCGGTGACGACAACTGGACCGCTGATCTTAGCATAGCTGCAGATAGTGACGATATCGAATATTACATCCATGCCCAAGCCAATTCCGGCAAGGAGATCAGCCGTCCGATCGTAGCACCTGAAGGGTATTGGACCATGACAACAGATCAACTCGGAACATCAGAATTGGCTGAAAGCCGTATTTCGGCGCCTTATCCCAATCCATCAACTGATCAGGTCAATTTCCGTCTTGGAAACCTGAACTCTCAGGTGCAGGTCAGGGTAAGCAATATGTTGGGTCAGATCTTACTGGAGACCCAATTGGATGGTAGCCAGGGAATATTCCAACTGCAACTACAACCATCCTGGAGTGGAGTACTGATGGTCTCTTTCGAAGGGGATTTCGGGCGGGTTACACGTCAGCTAATCAAGCGTTAG
- a CDS encoding DNA-3-methyladenine glycosylase I encodes MSNSEEPIRCSWCGTDPLYVDYHDQEWGSPVRDDQTLFEFLLMETFQAGLSWITVLRKRENFRRAFDDFDYQKIAQYGEEKIAQLLEDPGIIRNKLKVRAAVSNAQAFIRTQEEFGSFSSYFWGFTEGKPIVNQFLEMKEVPANTPLSDTISKDLKKRGFKFVGTTVVYAHMQATGMVNDHMVGCFRHNEVKGL; translated from the coding sequence ATGAGCAATTCCGAAGAACCAATCCGCTGCAGCTGGTGTGGCACGGACCCGCTTTATGTTGACTATCACGACCAGGAATGGGGCAGCCCGGTTCGTGATGATCAGACCTTGTTCGAGTTCCTACTAATGGAGACCTTCCAGGCCGGACTAAGCTGGATCACCGTGCTGAGAAAACGGGAGAATTTCCGCCGGGCCTTTGACGATTTCGACTACCAAAAGATCGCCCAATACGGTGAGGAGAAAATCGCTCAGTTACTGGAAGATCCGGGGATCATCCGGAATAAATTAAAGGTCCGCGCTGCAGTGAGCAATGCCCAGGCCTTTATACGGACCCAGGAAGAGTTTGGGAGTTTCTCGAGCTATTTTTGGGGCTTTACCGAGGGTAAGCCCATCGTGAATCAGTTCCTGGAAATGAAAGAGGTCCCAGCCAATACTCCGCTGAGCGACACTATTAGTAAAGATCTCAAGAAAAGAGGGTTCAAGTTTGTCGGAACTACAGTTGTCTACGCGCACATGCAAGCAACAGGGATGGTCAATGACCACATGGTTGGTTGTTTTAGGCACAATGAAGTTAAGGGCTTATGA
- a CDS encoding thioredoxin family protein — MNITQVISTQRREELVAQALNNAMSSNEYLELFEKHVQSNSSTYPDASESMAQYTKLNWARAKRVGKTLKIPQEIKENFSAYNADHSWLVITESWCGDAAQSIPVMQRLLELSDDAQIKIVLRDQHPQLMDAFLFDGTRSIPVLIVVDNTSGQIVGSWGPRPGVINEQVREYKKQHGGLTAEFKKDLQRWYNKDKGLTTMQDLSELIA; from the coding sequence ATGAATATCACACAAGTAATTTCGACACAGCGAAGAGAAGAATTAGTTGCTCAGGCTTTGAATAATGCCATGAGCTCTAATGAATACCTGGAGTTATTTGAAAAACATGTTCAAAGTAACAGCAGTACCTATCCGGATGCTTCAGAATCTATGGCGCAGTACACCAAACTGAATTGGGCCAGGGCCAAACGGGTGGGAAAGACCCTGAAGATTCCACAGGAGATCAAAGAGAACTTCAGTGCCTACAATGCAGATCACAGTTGGTTGGTTATTACAGAGAGCTGGTGCGGTGACGCCGCACAGAGCATTCCTGTTATGCAGCGATTGCTGGAATTGTCTGATGATGCCCAGATCAAAATTGTACTGAGAGACCAACACCCGCAGCTGATGGATGCCTTTCTGTTTGATGGGACTCGCTCTATTCCCGTCCTGATCGTCGTGGATAATACAAGTGGTCAGATCGTTGGGAGCTGGGGGCCTCGACCTGGTGTGATCAATGAGCAGGTCAGAGAGTACAAGAAACAGCACGGTGGCCTGACAGCAGAGTTCAAGAAAGACCTGCAACGCTGGTACAATAAGGACAAGGGACTGACCACCATGCAAGATCTTAGCGAGCTGATCGCTTAA
- the aat gene encoding leucyl/phenylalanyl-tRNA--protein transferase — protein sequence MFFLQKQLIFPSVDLANSEGLLAVGGDLSVDRLKLAYQSGIFPWFSPGDPILWWSPDPRAVLFPDRLKVSKSLRRTINKGHFELRRNTAFEEVIRHCATIPRSGEDGTWITEEMIRAYLKLHQQGMAKSYEIWKEGKLVGGLYGVDLPQQKVFCGESMFSLESDASKVALFYLAQELKAKEYKLIDCQIINDHLLSLGVEIVPRTAFISYLNV from the coding sequence GTGTTTTTTCTTCAAAAACAACTGATTTTTCCATCCGTCGACCTGGCTAATAGTGAGGGTCTGTTGGCTGTGGGTGGAGACCTCAGTGTAGACAGGCTTAAATTGGCGTATCAATCCGGTATTTTCCCTTGGTTTTCACCAGGGGACCCAATCCTATGGTGGAGCCCTGATCCCAGGGCTGTTCTATTTCCGGACCGTCTCAAGGTGTCCAAGTCACTTAGAAGGACCATCAACAAGGGTCACTTTGAATTGAGAAGGAATACGGCCTTTGAAGAAGTTATCCGGCATTGTGCAACCATTCCAAGATCCGGGGAAGATGGCACCTGGATCACGGAAGAGATGATAAGAGCCTATTTGAAGCTACACCAGCAGGGTATGGCCAAGTCCTACGAGATCTGGAAGGAAGGTAAGTTAGTTGGCGGGCTATATGGGGTTGATCTGCCCCAGCAAAAAGTCTTCTGTGGGGAAAGCATGTTCAGCCTGGAAAGTGATGCATCAAAGGTGGCACTTTTCTATCTGGCACAGGAGTTGAAGGCAAAAGAATACAAGCTTATCGACTGCCAGATCATCAATGATCATCTGCTTAGCCTGGGGGTAGAGATCGTCCCTCGCACGGCCTTTATTAGCTATCTAAATGTTTGA
- a CDS encoding DUF2490 domain-containing protein — MLLSTLIQAQSDPFVWQPEIDVNYQLNPDWNFNMGISYRSQVDFELRRFDGEISSSHIQWDAKANYRTGFRSHIGMTSMYRINQIADRQAENEFRLSEAYALDISFGKFSLGNRLQADQRFRFSTTLFRFRYQLSLDFPLSGERLDPGEFYTIFSTESLLTTASVIRPLWDQRFTGALGYELNKQWKLQLNFEFRAEGYNRGLIQRYFLYTRVIYAIPTG; from the coding sequence TTGCTGTTATCTACTTTGATCCAAGCTCAATCTGATCCCTTCGTCTGGCAACCGGAAATAGATGTAAACTACCAGTTGAATCCAGATTGGAATTTCAATATGGGGATATCCTACAGATCCCAAGTTGACTTTGAACTGAGGAGATTTGACGGAGAAATCAGCAGCAGTCACATCCAGTGGGATGCTAAGGCCAATTACAGGACTGGCTTTAGAAGTCATATCGGGATGACCAGTATGTATCGCATCAACCAGATAGCGGATCGTCAGGCAGAGAATGAATTTCGCCTGAGTGAAGCCTATGCCCTAGATATCTCATTTGGCAAATTTAGCTTGGGAAATAGGCTGCAGGCAGACCAACGGTTTCGCTTTTCGACTACTTTATTCCGGTTTAGATACCAACTTTCGCTGGACTTTCCTTTGAGTGGGGAGCGATTGGACCCAGGAGAATTTTACACCATCTTCTCTACCGAGAGTCTACTTACTACGGCATCTGTCATAAGACCGTTATGGGATCAGCGGTTTACCGGCGCACTAGGTTACGAATTGAACAAACAATGGAAGCTCCAACTCAATTTTGAATTTAGGGCTGAGGGTTACAATAGGGGTTTGATACAGCGCTATTTTCTATATACCCGGGTTATCTATGCTATTCCTACTGGCTAA
- a CDS encoding short-chain fatty acid transporter, whose amino-acid sequence MSVTRTIETIFRRFLPSPFAIAVILTLVTMVLAYFFTPAPETGSQFSAILTYWEKGIWNNGLLVFAYQMMLILVLGHILVLSKPMNTLITALTDKVHNTSQAVVLVSISTMMVAFFNWGLGLIFGAILARKVAEASQQRGFAINYPMIGAAGYAGMMIWHGGISGSAPAKVAETGHLAGFMEGVGTQEAAVLPDLISYSQTVFSGSNLLLFGLLLVLIPAFLWWLSKKSSTAPTSVPIYSGSQADDMGDGIVHGADRSRWLCMGFGVLVLIAFGIRYAEDLQELAITPNLLNFFMFGLALILHGSFRSFLNALEEAIRGASGILIQFPLYFGIMGIMRDSGMIVQISDFFVSIATPVTMPIFTFFSAGLVNLFVPSGGGQWAVQGPIVVESALQLGVPLPKAIMALSYGDQITNMLQPFWALPLLGITRLKAREILPFTFLMMLVGIVVFLLGLWLL is encoded by the coding sequence GTGTCGGTTACCCGAACAATAGAGACTATTTTCAGAAGGTTCTTGCCTTCACCCTTTGCCATTGCCGTGATCTTAACCTTGGTCACCATGGTGCTGGCCTATTTCTTTACTCCGGCCCCGGAAACCGGGAGCCAGTTCTCGGCTATTTTAACCTATTGGGAGAAGGGGATATGGAATAATGGCTTGCTGGTATTTGCTTACCAAATGATGCTCATACTGGTGCTCGGGCATATCCTGGTTCTGAGTAAACCGATGAATACCTTGATCACGGCGCTTACCGATAAGGTGCACAATACCTCCCAGGCAGTTGTCCTGGTCAGTATTTCCACCATGATGGTCGCCTTTTTTAACTGGGGGCTTGGCTTGATCTTCGGGGCTATCCTGGCCCGCAAAGTGGCAGAGGCCTCACAGCAACGCGGTTTTGCCATTAACTACCCCATGATCGGAGCTGCGGGTTATGCTGGGATGATGATCTGGCACGGAGGGATCAGTGGTTCTGCGCCTGCCAAGGTTGCGGAAACTGGTCACTTGGCGGGTTTTATGGAAGGAGTGGGAACCCAGGAGGCGGCTGTGCTTCCTGACCTCATTTCGTACAGTCAAACCGTTTTCAGTGGTTCCAATTTGCTTCTTTTTGGGCTTTTATTGGTGTTGATTCCCGCATTTTTGTGGTGGCTTTCCAAAAAGAGTAGCACCGCACCCACTTCGGTTCCAATTTATTCGGGATCTCAAGCGGACGACATGGGCGATGGTATTGTCCATGGTGCGGATAGGTCTCGTTGGTTGTGTATGGGTTTTGGAGTACTGGTGCTCATTGCCTTTGGGATTCGTTATGCCGAAGATCTGCAGGAACTGGCCATTACCCCCAATCTGCTTAACTTCTTTATGTTTGGGCTTGCCCTGATCTTGCACGGTAGTTTCAGGTCCTTTCTCAATGCCTTGGAAGAGGCGATCAGAGGGGCTTCGGGTATACTGATACAGTTCCCGCTATACTTCGGGATCATGGGGATTATGCGGGATAGTGGGATGATCGTGCAGATATCTGATTTTTTTGTTTCCATAGCTACTCCGGTCACTATGCCCATCTTTACCTTCTTCAGCGCTGGCTTGGTGAATTTATTCGTGCCGAGTGGAGGTGGTCAATGGGCTGTACAGGGACCCATCGTGGTGGAGTCTGCCCTGCAATTAGGAGTTCCTTTGCCCAAGGCCATTATGGCGCTTTCATATGGGGATCAGATCACCAATATGTTACAGCCTTTCTGGGCACTGCCATTATTGGGGATTACAAGGCTTAAGGCCAGGGAGATTTTGCCTTTTACCTTCCTGATGATGCTGGTTGGAATAGTGGTGTTTTTGCTAGGACTTTGGCTCCTGTAA